AACAGGaaggcaaaggcgagtggaaggaaggttaaaaaaagaaaactaaaggtTGACATCTgtctactaattattttttttacacacacacacatatatatacacttcaGACACATTTGTCATCTTCTTGTTTTGGACCTGTGCACTTTTTGCACGTGGCTCGGCACAGCCGggggagcagctgcagcatggcccgtcgtttgacactggagttgaagctgcatcggattctcTTGAGCGGCGGTGCCGCTCGCACATGTCCCCgctgaagccaaggtacaaaaCGGAGAAAACCCACAATAGGACCAACGTATACACgacacagcagagaaaaagactacGCTGCTACGATAACGACGACATCAAAGATGATGACCAAGGCCAAGTggacgttgaagttcaagaccaaggaggagaacaagtgaatgagaagaggaagacagaacaacaagtgaatgaagaagaagaagaagaagaagaagaagaagtcgAGAGCTGCCCGCCAAGCCTcggacaaactggcggccgtaCGACAGGTGTGGGACGAGTGGACGCGGCAGCTGCCTCGCCTCTACAACCCGGGCACCGACGTGACCTGGTGCCCTTTTGAggtgttgtattttattattttttttgcttggttgtgttttttgtacctCTGCCGTacacttgtctttctttgtgtgtgtgtgtgtgcttgtgttaaattttttcttccatctctatccattgtgttccatcttcttgttttGACACGCCACTTTCACAAGGTCGCTGCGCCTTCCGCCAGTACATGCCCAGCAAGCCCGCCCGGTACGGACTCAAGTCGTGGGTGGCCTGCGACGCCGGCTCCAGCTACGCGTGGCACATGCAGCTCTACACAGGCAAGTCCGGGAGCGCCACGCCCGAGAGGAATCTGGGCGCCCGTGTGATGCTTGACCTGACCGAGGGCTTGAGGGGCCCAcgtaacgtgacgtgcgacaactttttcacctcctacgcgctggcccagcGGCTGCTCGCTGAGCGGCGCCTCACCGTGGTGGGCACAATGCgcaaaaacaagcccgagctgccgggggcgttgctcgccaccaagggccgtgcggtcttctcgtccaagtttgccttcacgcccgtcgccactctggtgtcctacgtgcccaagaggcacaggaacgtggtgctgctgagcac
This region of Etheostoma spectabile isolate EspeVRDwgs_2016 unplaced genomic scaffold, UIUC_Espe_1.0 scaffold00569481, whole genome shotgun sequence genomic DNA includes:
- the LOC116685040 gene encoding piggyBac transposable element-derived protein 4-like, which produces RCAFRQYMPSKPARYGLKSWVACDAGSSYAWHMQLYTGKSGSATPERNLGARVMLDLTEGLRGPRNPELPGALLATKGRAVFSSKFAFTPVATLVSYVPKRHRNVVLLST